In the Candidatus Electrothrix sp. GW3-4 genome, one interval contains:
- a CDS encoding response regulator transcription factor: MKILIVEDEQRLAALLKKGLEEHSYAVDLCFDGEEGLYMAETFPYDAMLLDVMLPKMDGFTVLDSLRKQGIEVPVLMLTARTEVESRIKGLNRGADDYIPKPFDFNELLARLTAVIRRNKGQPASTVQVADLCLDLNGKTASRAEREILLSAKEYAVLEYLVLNRGRVISRTEFSEHVYDGDFDLDSNIIDVYINKLRNKIDKGQEYKLIQTKRGVGYYIPKEAQ, translated from the coding sequence ATGAAAATTCTTATTGTTGAAGATGAGCAGCGGCTGGCTGCTCTGCTCAAGAAGGGACTGGAGGAGCATTCCTATGCTGTTGATCTTTGCTTTGACGGCGAAGAGGGACTGTATATGGCAGAGACTTTTCCCTATGACGCAATGCTGCTTGATGTCATGCTTCCTAAGATGGACGGCTTTACCGTCCTTGATAGCCTGCGCAAGCAGGGGATTGAGGTGCCGGTGCTGATGCTCACCGCCCGTACCGAAGTGGAGAGTCGGATCAAGGGGCTGAATCGAGGTGCGGATGATTATATCCCTAAACCCTTTGATTTTAATGAGCTCCTTGCTCGATTGACAGCGGTTATCAGAAGGAATAAGGGGCAGCCTGCCTCAACGGTGCAGGTAGCGGACCTTTGCCTTGATTTGAATGGCAAAACCGCCTCCAGGGCTGAAAGAGAAATATTGCTTTCTGCTAAAGAATATGCCGTCTTGGAATACCTGGTGCTCAATAGGGGCAGAGTTATCAGCAGGACCGAGTTTTCCGAGCATGTCTATGACGGGGATTTTGATCTCGACAGTAATATTATTGACGTCTACATCAATAAGCTCCGCAATAAAATCGATAAGGGGCAGGAGTATAAGCTGATCCAGACCAAGCGGGGAGTAGGCTATTATATCCCCAAGGAGGCCCAATGA
- a CDS encoding iron-containing alcohol dehydrogenase, translating to MQNFVFHNPTKIIFGRKTVPSVGAETAALGKKALLVYGQSSIKQSGLYDQVMSSLAEVGVTVIEHGGTRSNPLLDHVRAGIAKVKKEQVEVIVAVGGGSVIDTAKAIAAGAVVEHDVWKFFIGKKSIKAALPVLTVLTLAAAGSEMNSGMVITNQDTQEKFGFGHRLLFPKISILDPEVTFTVPPDYTAYGAVDAIAHVLEFYMTTQDTDTPVQARFIEGLILDAMESCDRCLADSNDYGGRANLMWTATLALNGLTAAGLGRVGFPMHMIEHSLSALYDVPHGAGLSVVMPGWLQWYLEQNAAPARITQLGRGILPPAEQQELAGESDTVIAERTIAFLRTWFSKVKSPVSLAELDIPAGDIPRIAENALGLAKVWRLKQYTQEVVEDILQRCA from the coding sequence ATGCAGAATTTTGTTTTTCATAATCCCACCAAGATTATCTTTGGCCGCAAAACCGTGCCCTCTGTCGGTGCAGAGACTGCGGCCTTGGGCAAAAAGGCCTTACTGGTCTACGGCCAGAGCAGCATAAAACAAAGCGGCCTTTATGATCAGGTCATGAGCTCCCTTGCCGAGGTCGGTGTCACGGTGATTGAACACGGCGGCACCCGCTCGAACCCGCTCCTGGATCATGTCCGGGCAGGAATTGCCAAGGTAAAAAAAGAACAGGTGGAGGTCATTGTCGCGGTAGGTGGGGGCTCGGTCATCGACACGGCCAAGGCCATTGCTGCGGGCGCTGTGGTGGAGCATGATGTCTGGAAGTTCTTTATCGGTAAAAAATCCATCAAGGCGGCCCTGCCCGTACTCACGGTGCTTACCCTGGCTGCGGCAGGCTCGGAGATGAACTCGGGTATGGTGATCACCAATCAGGACACCCAGGAGAAGTTCGGCTTCGGCCACCGTCTGCTCTTTCCCAAGATCTCCATCCTGGACCCGGAAGTCACCTTTACTGTCCCGCCGGATTACACGGCCTACGGGGCCGTCGATGCCATCGCCCATGTCCTGGAATTTTACATGACCACTCAGGATACGGATACTCCCGTCCAGGCCCGCTTTATTGAAGGCTTAATTTTGGATGCAATGGAATCCTGTGATCGCTGCCTTGCCGATTCCAATGATTATGGCGGACGGGCCAACCTGATGTGGACCGCCACTCTGGCCCTGAACGGTCTGACAGCAGCGGGGCTGGGTCGGGTGGGTTTTCCCATGCACATGATTGAGCATTCCCTCAGTGCCCTCTATGATGTGCCGCATGGGGCTGGGCTGTCCGTGGTTATGCCGGGTTGGTTGCAATGGTACCTGGAGCAGAATGCTGCCCCTGCCCGTATTACCCAACTAGGGCGGGGAATTCTTCCGCCTGCTGAGCAACAGGAGCTGGCAGGGGAAAGCGATACCGTCATCGCAGAACGGACAATCGCCTTTCTCCGTACCTGGTTCAGCAAGGTGAAGAGCCCGGTTTCTCTGGCAGAACTGGATATCCCGGCAGGGGATATCCCCCGTATTGCTGAGAATGCCTTAGGGCTGGCCAAGGTCTGGCGCCTGAAACAGTACACTCAGGAGGTTGTAGAGGATATTTTGCAGCGTTGTGCGTGA
- a CDS encoding COR domain-containing protein, with protein MKKKEVIRRIQQAASAKKKSLDLRGCRLRELPPEIGRLRHLMHLDLSFNSLTELPEEICLLTRLTELDLSDNHLADPFPIIRCLRSLTSLDLSGNQLRSLPPETGYLTGLTHLDLRDNRLSEIPPKISKLKRITILGLSGNQLTELPPEIGHLHSLTIMDLSFNRLQALPPAFCDLTTLIHLDLSDNRFEELPKEILRLTGLSNLDLRGNRLQELPQEITQLTNLNTLDLSDNQLSGLPARIVELTSLDSLYLEDNPLTSPPLEVGRLGFPAVQQYFASLERESQILDEVRVLVLGEGGSGKTSLTRCLLDEKFDKNESPTNGISIKEHLIQGEEKQVKINIWDFGGREIMDTAHQLFLSPRSLYVLVLDGSRDERLEYWLRHIESFGGDSPVLIILNKQDINPGFTVNQRFLCKKYPQIRGFFQTSCASRHGITEFKEAFIQGLTCEHFTGTRWSKNWFAVKQALEDLPQPSISYKQFAQICIDAGITEEVSQDILLDFLNDLGSIVHSKKFKAKDGQVLDPKWVTATIYKIINAENVAVRNGMLSLSSMKLILDRKDCCHSTTQYRDLIELMQTVELCCPLDEEHVLIPQLLDSVEPEFTFDDEKSLRFVLDYDDFLPQSIMSRFIVKRHRDLKDGLCWRTGIVLENKAFQATAVVRADKAANRIDIAVIGAQRKVYLALIRLSFQEINETFEKLRVTERIPMPDNPKCSAAYTTLITYLENGLESYIPEGSDKIYKINALLKSVQPDDGDVEQVMPNLEDIKSRLAAANVFAEERSKLAALRPDFFRGGGKE; from the coding sequence ATGAAAAAAAAAGAAGTCATTCGTCGTATTCAACAGGCCGCTTCTGCAAAAAAGAAAAGCCTTGACCTCCGGGGATGTCGATTACGGGAGCTTCCCCCGGAGATCGGCCGCTTGCGCCATCTCATGCATCTGGACCTGAGTTTTAACAGCCTGACCGAACTGCCCGAAGAGATCTGCCTCTTGACCCGGCTGACAGAACTGGATCTTAGCGATAATCACCTGGCTGATCCCTTTCCCATCATCCGCTGCCTGCGCAGCCTGACCAGTCTTGACCTCAGCGGTAACCAATTACGGAGCCTCCCTCCAGAAACCGGTTACCTGACCGGGCTCACCCATCTGGACCTGCGTGATAACCGCCTGAGTGAAATCCCGCCAAAGATCAGCAAACTCAAACGAATTACCATCCTCGGCCTCAGTGGCAATCAACTCACAGAACTGCCTCCAGAGATCGGTCACCTGCACTCCCTGACCATCATGGATCTCAGCTTTAATCGCCTCCAGGCCCTGCCCCCAGCCTTCTGTGACCTGACCACCCTCATTCACCTGGATCTCAGTGATAACCGTTTTGAAGAGCTCCCCAAGGAAATCCTCCGTCTGACCGGGCTGAGCAACCTTGATCTGCGCGGTAACCGCCTGCAGGAACTTCCTCAGGAAATCACTCAGCTGACCAATTTGAACACCCTGGATCTCAGTGACAACCAACTCAGCGGCCTGCCTGCCCGCATTGTTGAGCTGACCTCGTTGGACAGCCTCTACCTGGAGGATAACCCGCTCACCTCCCCTCCTCTGGAAGTCGGCAGACTGGGTTTTCCAGCTGTTCAGCAATACTTTGCCTCCCTGGAACGGGAAAGTCAGATATTGGATGAGGTCAGAGTCCTGGTACTCGGCGAGGGCGGTTCAGGCAAGACCTCCTTAACCCGCTGCCTCCTTGACGAGAAGTTTGATAAAAACGAGTCACCCACCAACGGGATCAGCATCAAGGAGCATCTCATTCAGGGAGAGGAAAAACAGGTTAAGATCAATATCTGGGATTTCGGTGGGCGGGAGATCATGGACACAGCCCATCAGCTCTTTCTCTCGCCCCGGAGCCTCTACGTCCTTGTCCTGGATGGGAGCAGGGATGAACGTCTGGAGTACTGGTTGCGTCATATTGAGAGCTTTGGTGGTGATTCTCCGGTCCTGATTATCCTGAATAAGCAGGACATCAATCCCGGCTTTACGGTCAACCAACGCTTCCTTTGCAAAAAATACCCCCAGATTCGCGGATTCTTCCAGACCTCCTGCGCCTCTAGGCACGGGATCACAGAATTTAAGGAGGCCTTTATCCAGGGGCTGACCTGTGAGCATTTTACCGGAACCCGCTGGAGCAAGAACTGGTTCGCTGTTAAGCAGGCCCTGGAAGATCTGCCGCAACCCAGCATCAGTTATAAGCAGTTTGCCCAGATCTGCATTGATGCTGGCATCACCGAGGAAGTCAGTCAAGACATCCTCCTTGATTTTCTCAACGACCTGGGCTCAATAGTCCATTCAAAAAAATTCAAAGCAAAAGATGGGCAGGTCCTGGATCCGAAATGGGTCACAGCAACTATCTATAAAATTATCAATGCGGAAAACGTGGCTGTACGGAACGGCATGCTTTCCCTCAGCAGCATGAAGCTCATCTTGGACCGTAAGGATTGTTGCCACAGCACCACCCAGTACCGCGATCTCATTGAGCTGATGCAGACCGTAGAGCTCTGCTGTCCCCTTGATGAGGAGCACGTGCTTATTCCCCAGCTGCTTGATTCGGTTGAGCCGGAATTCACCTTTGACGATGAGAAATCTCTCCGATTCGTCCTTGATTACGATGACTTTCTGCCCCAGTCCATCATGTCCCGTTTTATCGTAAAACGACATCGGGATCTCAAGGATGGGCTCTGCTGGCGCACCGGCATTGTCTTGGAAAATAAGGCCTTTCAGGCAACCGCTGTTGTCCGGGCAGATAAAGCAGCCAACCGTATCGACATCGCTGTCATAGGGGCCCAGCGCAAGGTCTACCTGGCCCTCATCCGCCTCTCCTTTCAGGAAATCAATGAGACCTTTGAAAAACTTCGGGTAACAGAACGGATCCCCATGCCAGATAATCCAAAATGTTCTGCTGCCTACACAACTTTGATTACCTATCTTGAAAATGGATTGGAGAGCTATATCCCTGAAGGATCTGACAAGATTTACAAAATCAATGCGTTACTCAAATCGGTCCAACCGGATGACGGCGATGTGGAGCAGGTGATGCCCAATCTAGAGGATATTAAGAGCAGATTGGCAGCGGCAAACGTCTTTGCTGAAGAGAGGAGTAAACTTGCTGCCTTACGACCTGATTTCTTTCGCGGGGGCGGGAAAGAGTAA
- a CDS encoding tetratricopeptide repeat protein — MLAFKSLKSMLTHYYLACLFLLITFTAMPVSAQTSDLHMKQGDIFYRQFNNRNALDSYKRALEMQPGDFECLSKVVRAYNDVGEDLSSDESEQYYEQAVQYAEQLQEMFPDKAESYYQLAVSYGNLALLRGSKEKVKLSGSVEKNIRKAIAMKPDYADAYVVLGIYYKEVASLNSFLKAFARLFFGDLPEGTYEDALKAFHKAITLKTTRLVYTYFLIGHTYEYMDEPEKAKQAYQEAARLPDTDHRDHAMKERARNRLQSL; from the coding sequence ATGCTTGCATTTAAAAGTCTCAAGAGCATGTTAACGCATTATTACCTTGCCTGTCTTTTCCTCCTGATCACCTTCACCGCAATGCCTGTTTCCGCGCAGACAAGCGATCTCCATATGAAGCAAGGCGATATTTTTTATCGGCAATTCAACAACCGCAACGCCTTGGACTCTTATAAAAGAGCTTTGGAAATGCAACCAGGTGATTTTGAGTGCCTGAGCAAGGTCGTCAGAGCATATAACGATGTCGGTGAAGACTTGTCTTCTGATGAGTCAGAACAGTATTATGAGCAGGCTGTTCAGTACGCTGAACAATTACAAGAGATGTTCCCGGATAAGGCGGAAAGCTATTATCAGTTGGCTGTCAGCTATGGCAATCTTGCCCTCCTGCGGGGAAGCAAGGAAAAGGTCAAGCTCTCCGGCTCAGTGGAAAAGAATATCCGCAAGGCCATTGCAATGAAGCCTGACTATGCAGACGCCTATGTGGTTTTAGGAATTTATTATAAAGAAGTTGCCAGCCTGAACAGCTTTTTAAAGGCCTTTGCCCGCCTCTTTTTCGGCGACCTGCCCGAGGGAACTTACGAGGATGCGCTCAAGGCTTTTCACAAGGCTATCACCCTGAAAACAACACGACTGGTCTACACCTATTTCCTCATAGGCCATACCTACGAGTACATGGACGAACCGGAAAAGGCGAAACAGGCCTACCAGGAGGCGGCCCGTCTTCCTGACACTGATCATCGGGACCATGCTATGAAGGAGCGTGCAAGAAACAGGTTGCAGTCGTTATAA
- the nifS gene encoding cysteine desulfurase NifS, which translates to MMKCGSDKVIYMDNNATTRIAPEVLEAMMPFLEDCYGNPSSMHTFGGQVGHAVEQARAQIAELLGADPEEIVFTSCGTESDSTAILSALQTFPEHRHVITTRVEHPAVKNLCESLTQLTGHKHRVTRLMVEADGTLDLEAYKEALTEDTAIVSVMWANNETGVLFPVEEMAALAKERGILFHTDAVQAVGKIPINLRESQIDFLSLSGHKLHAPKGVGVLYVRKGSPFVPFLHGGHQEHGRRGGTENVASIVGLGRACQLAGEMMKEENTRVRALRDKLEQGLMSSIPKSILNGHAEQRLPNTSNISFEYVEGEAILLHMNQHGICASSGSACTSGSLEPSHVLRAMGVPFTAAHGSIRFSLSIYNTEEEVDFVLEKMPKIIADLREMSPFWEG; encoded by the coding sequence ATGATGAAGTGTGGCAGCGACAAGGTTATTTATATGGACAATAACGCCACCACCCGGATTGCTCCTGAGGTGTTGGAGGCAATGATGCCCTTTCTTGAGGATTGCTACGGCAACCCCTCTTCCATGCATACCTTTGGTGGTCAGGTCGGCCATGCTGTTGAGCAGGCCCGGGCCCAGATCGCTGAGCTGCTCGGCGCTGACCCGGAAGAGATCGTCTTTACCAGCTGTGGCACAGAAAGCGATTCCACCGCGATCCTTTCTGCCCTGCAGACCTTTCCAGAACACCGGCATGTTATCACCACCCGGGTGGAGCACCCGGCCGTGAAGAACCTTTGCGAGAGCCTGACTCAGCTGACCGGGCATAAACATCGGGTGACTCGTTTGATGGTAGAGGCCGACGGTACTCTGGATTTAGAAGCCTATAAAGAGGCTCTGACCGAGGATACCGCTATTGTTTCCGTGATGTGGGCCAATAACGAGACCGGTGTGCTTTTTCCGGTCGAGGAAATGGCTGCATTGGCCAAGGAGCGGGGCATCCTCTTTCACACTGATGCTGTCCAGGCTGTGGGCAAAATTCCCATCAATTTGCGGGAAAGCCAGATCGATTTTCTCTCCCTGTCCGGCCATAAGCTCCATGCGCCCAAAGGGGTTGGCGTGCTTTATGTCCGTAAGGGCAGCCCCTTTGTGCCTTTTCTGCACGGTGGTCATCAGGAGCACGGTCGGCGCGGCGGCACGGAGAACGTGGCCTCCATTGTTGGCCTGGGCCGGGCCTGTCAGCTGGCTGGTGAGATGATGAAGGAAGAAAATACCCGGGTTCGGGCTTTGCGCGATAAGTTGGAGCAGGGGTTGATGAGTTCCATACCTAAATCGATTCTTAACGGTCATGCTGAACAACGCCTGCCCAATACCAGCAATATCAGCTTTGAGTATGTGGAAGGTGAGGCTATTCTGTTGCACATGAATCAGCACGGTATCTGCGCCTCTTCTGGCTCTGCCTGTACCTCGGGTTCCCTGGAGCCGTCTCATGTCCTGCGGGCTATGGGGGTTCCCTTTACTGCGGCCCACGGGTCTATCCGTTTCAGTCTGTCTATATATAATACAGAGGAAGAAGTGGATTTTGTGCTGGAGAAGATGCCGAAGATTATTGCTGATCTTCGGGAGATGTCGCCTTTTTGGGAGGGGTGA
- a CDS encoding PilZ domain-containing protein — MSESLDKRRRKRAKIKGYIVDIADRNFFFDGIVEDISLEGLRLIDVPDRFVVENKKYNLVISGGPESVNIKLTVTPRWIKKSKPYMAIGFQIIDAPPMWKKFVQQFMPKQKEGDPDDCVWENFSGSSLD; from the coding sequence ATGTCTGAATCATTAGATAAGCGCAGAAGAAAACGTGCAAAAATAAAAGGATACATCGTTGACATCGCCGATAGAAACTTTTTTTTTGATGGTATTGTTGAAGATATATCCCTTGAAGGTCTCCGCCTCATTGATGTGCCGGATAGATTCGTTGTTGAGAATAAAAAATACAACCTTGTCATTTCCGGGGGGCCTGAATCTGTTAATATTAAGCTGACCGTCACTCCTCGTTGGATAAAGAAGTCTAAGCCCTACATGGCGATAGGCTTTCAAATTATTGATGCTCCTCCCATGTGGAAAAAATTTGTCCAACAGTTCATGCCCAAGCAAAAGGAGGGGGATCCGGATGACTGTGTGTGGGAAAACTTTTCAGGATCCAGCCTCGATTAA
- the nifU gene encoding Fe-S cluster assembly protein NifU encodes MWEYTDKVQQHFMQPQNVGEVENPSGTGDVGSLACGDALKLTIKVDENNIIVDAKFKTFGCASAIASSSVLTELIKGMPVDEAARITNEDIAEALGGLPKEKMHCSVMGREALEAAIADYRGVILPMAEGEVVCECFGVTDLEVIRAIHESNLRSVEEITNFTKAGGGCGKCEDRLREILQQTVEGLAEKSAPVKEQRMTTLQKIKKIEEVLEREIRLTLKKDGGDIELVDVDGDFVTVSLRGACAGCHSSRTTLKEYVEKKLREQVVDSLIVEEAR; translated from the coding sequence ATGTGGGAATATACAGATAAAGTGCAGCAGCACTTCATGCAACCGCAGAATGTGGGAGAGGTGGAGAATCCCAGCGGTACAGGTGATGTGGGGTCGTTAGCCTGTGGTGATGCCTTGAAGTTGACTATTAAGGTAGACGAAAATAACATTATTGTCGATGCTAAATTTAAGACCTTTGGCTGCGCCTCTGCCATTGCCTCCTCCTCTGTCCTGACTGAGCTGATCAAGGGCATGCCCGTAGATGAGGCAGCCCGGATCACTAATGAGGATATTGCCGAGGCCCTGGGGGGCCTACCCAAGGAGAAGATGCATTGCTCGGTTATGGGACGGGAGGCCCTGGAGGCTGCCATTGCCGATTACCGGGGGGTGATCCTGCCTATGGCCGAAGGCGAGGTGGTCTGTGAATGCTTTGGCGTCACCGACCTGGAGGTTATCCGGGCGATCCATGAATCCAACTTACGTTCTGTTGAGGAGATCACCAATTTTACCAAGGCTGGAGGTGGTTGCGGCAAGTGTGAGGACCGGTTGCGAGAGATCCTGCAGCAGACCGTGGAAGGCCTGGCTGAAAAGAGTGCGCCTGTCAAAGAGCAGCGGATGACCACCCTGCAGAAGATCAAGAAGATTGAAGAGGTCCTGGAGCGGGAGATCCGTCTAACCTTGAAGAAAGATGGCGGTGATATTGAGCTGGTGGATGTGGATGGTGATTTTGTCACGGTTTCTCTGCGGGGGGCTTGCGCTGGTTGTCACTCCTCCCGGACAACCCTGAAAGAATACGTGGAAAAGAAACTGCGGGAACAGGTGGTGGACAGCTTGATTGTTGAGGAGGCGAGATGA
- a CDS encoding M3 family oligoendopeptidase, with protein MSISRNTELGTTEVLWNLTDLYESLDDSMIQDDLDFCHQEADLLQENQGKLAELEPAVFARTVRRLERIHANLGRIQTYAFLNFATQVKNAEAGAFLQKITEESSKINRDMVFFNLEWAKLDQTAAERLLAHEEMAPYQHFLTNLRRYADHLLSEAEEELLVELEPVGTGSWLNLFEKVMGHLEFGEERRGEEEVLSDLYDKDQEIRRKAAQELTEGLQSQLHILTHIFNTILAEKMISDRLRSYPSWIKTRNLSNELEDVTVEALVTASVDRYDLVQRYYRLKKELLGLDELQDYDRYAPLPSLPDQQVSWQECRDMVLAGFRGFSPELADIAELFFAKNWIHAPLLEGKRGGAFAHPAVPDAHPYVLVNYTGNLRDVSTVAHELGHGVHQYLAREQGYFNSDTTLVLAETASVFAELLIFHRQLDLLDNPAQRRAFICQKLESIFATVFRQISMNRFEDLIHNSRRKKGELSAETLSDLWLESQEAMFADAVTLSEQYRIWWSYIPHFLHSPGYVYSYAFGELLVLALYRIYQQEGAASFVPKYIELLSQGGSQSPYELLKPFAIDLNDPGFWQGGLAVIEEMLISVEKV; from the coding sequence ATGTCAATATCACGAAATACCGAACTCGGTACCACCGAGGTGCTGTGGAATCTCACGGACCTCTATGAATCCCTGGACGACTCCATGATCCAGGATGACCTGGATTTCTGCCACCAGGAGGCAGATCTTCTCCAAGAAAACCAAGGCAAACTGGCCGAGCTGGAACCAGCTGTCTTTGCCCGCACTGTCCGGCGGCTGGAACGGATTCACGCCAATCTCGGCCGGATCCAGACCTATGCCTTTCTCAACTTTGCCACCCAGGTAAAAAACGCCGAGGCAGGTGCCTTTCTCCAAAAAATCACAGAAGAATCCAGCAAGATCAATCGGGATATGGTCTTTTTCAACCTGGAATGGGCCAAGCTGGATCAGACTGCTGCTGAGCGCCTGCTGGCCCATGAGGAGATGGCACCCTATCAGCATTTTTTAACCAATCTCCGCCGCTATGCCGATCATCTGCTCTCCGAAGCAGAAGAAGAATTACTGGTGGAACTGGAGCCAGTGGGTACGGGAAGCTGGCTCAACCTCTTTGAAAAGGTTATGGGGCATCTGGAATTCGGCGAAGAGAGGCGTGGTGAGGAAGAGGTGCTCTCCGACCTCTATGATAAGGACCAGGAAATACGACGCAAGGCGGCCCAGGAACTCACCGAGGGCCTGCAAAGCCAACTCCACATCCTCACCCATATCTTCAACACCATCCTGGCAGAAAAGATGATCAGCGATCGGTTGCGTAGCTATCCCTCCTGGATCAAGACCCGCAACCTGTCCAACGAGCTGGAGGATGTCACGGTTGAAGCCCTGGTCACCGCCTCCGTGGACCGCTATGACCTGGTGCAACGCTACTATCGTCTGAAAAAGGAACTTCTCGGTTTGGACGAGTTGCAGGATTATGACCGCTACGCCCCCCTGCCCTCCCTGCCGGATCAGCAGGTCTCCTGGCAGGAGTGTCGTGATATGGTCCTGGCGGGCTTTCGTGGCTTCTCCCCGGAGCTGGCCGACATTGCCGAACTCTTTTTTGCCAAAAACTGGATCCATGCCCCCCTGCTGGAGGGAAAACGGGGTGGGGCCTTTGCCCATCCGGCTGTACCGGATGCCCATCCCTATGTCCTGGTTAACTACACCGGTAATCTGCGCGATGTCTCCACAGTGGCCCATGAACTGGGACATGGGGTGCATCAATATCTTGCCCGGGAGCAGGGCTATTTTAACAGCGACACCACCCTGGTCCTGGCCGAGACCGCTTCGGTCTTTGCCGAGCTGCTCATCTTTCACCGCCAGCTGGACCTCCTGGATAACCCGGCCCAACGACGGGCCTTTATCTGCCAGAAGCTGGAATCCATCTTTGCCACGGTCTTTCGCCAGATCTCCATGAATCGTTTTGAAGACCTGATCCACAACAGCCGTCGGAAAAAAGGAGAACTGTCCGCAGAGACCTTATCCGACCTCTGGCTGGAAAGCCAAGAGGCCATGTTTGCGGATGCGGTCACCCTGAGTGAACAGTACCGAATCTGGTGGTCCTATATCCCCCATTTCCTCCACTCACCTGGCTATGTCTATTCCTATGCCTTTGGCGAGCTCCTGGTCCTTGCCCTCTACCGCATCTATCAGCAAGAGGGGGCTGCCTCCTTTGTGCCAAAATATATTGAACTCCTTTCCCAAGGGGGGAGCCAATCACCGTATGAGCTCCTCAAGCCCTTTGCGATCGATCTCAATGATCCTGGATTCTGGCAAGGCGGGCTGGCCGTTATCGAGGAGATGCTGATCAGCGTGGAAAAGGTCTGA
- a CDS encoding ATP-binding protein, with protein sequence MRRVGSLRGRLVLWIFLSGAVMVLLLDFFLLHQFKEVALHSVNNVLHSKLQIMKGLIHAHGDYIEVELAEVARGEYSIPLSGHYYQVFIDGNLYLTSPSLQPSLFQLISEALESHDAEAQEWIYRTIGPNGEPLLVLRNDLKIQGKEVSIRIAETLAETVQMLSRLEYYFYLFTPFFIFLIGIIGYLISSHALRPLTTFADALRGISHKNLEERIEPNGFARELHIVAQRFNALLERLQIAFAAEKDLIANAAHELKTPLAVIRAECDIALMKERSGKEYAESLREVRTVSDTMLRQVNGMLTLARIDAGILSTTFQPISLNWCLDNAVRLVTPLAKEYHVQILQEEGDDLSVLGDKDALTEAISNLLENAVYYNHAEGLVSVQMLRHDDQILLTVQDTGIGIPEEELEQIFNKFYRSESVKAIKGTGLGLSIAKAIVQGHQGEIEVRNVEVGGVCFTITLPLHEPGQGNNSHVEQEGATA encoded by the coding sequence ATGAGGCGAGTAGGGTCCCTGCGGGGGAGGCTGGTGCTCTGGATCTTTCTTTCAGGTGCCGTCATGGTCCTGCTGCTTGATTTTTTTCTGCTGCATCAATTCAAGGAGGTCGCTCTGCATTCGGTGAATAATGTCCTTCACTCCAAATTGCAGATTATGAAGGGGCTCATCCATGCGCATGGGGACTATATCGAGGTTGAGCTTGCAGAAGTCGCACGGGGGGAATATTCAATCCCGCTATCAGGACATTATTATCAGGTGTTTATAGATGGGAATCTCTATTTGACCTCACCCTCTCTGCAGCCTTCCCTCTTTCAGCTGATCTCTGAGGCATTGGAGTCCCATGATGCAGAGGCGCAGGAGTGGATCTATCGCACAATAGGCCCCAACGGGGAGCCGCTCCTTGTACTTCGCAACGACCTTAAGATACAGGGTAAAGAGGTTTCCATACGGATAGCAGAGACCTTGGCAGAGACCGTTCAGATGCTCTCCAGACTGGAATATTATTTTTATCTGTTCACCCCCTTTTTTATTTTTCTGATCGGGATCATCGGCTATCTTATATCATCACATGCCCTGCGTCCCTTAACGACCTTTGCCGATGCCCTTAGAGGTATTAGTCATAAAAATCTGGAAGAAAGGATAGAGCCCAACGGATTTGCCCGGGAACTGCATATCGTTGCTCAACGATTTAATGCCTTGCTGGAACGCCTACAAATCGCCTTTGCAGCAGAAAAAGACCTGATTGCCAATGCCGCCCATGAGCTCAAAACACCGCTGGCCGTTATCCGGGCGGAATGCGATATTGCCCTGATGAAGGAACGTTCCGGGAAGGAATATGCGGAGAGTCTGCGCGAAGTTAGAACGGTTTCCGATACCATGCTTCGTCAGGTCAATGGTATGCTGACCCTGGCCCGCATTGACGCAGGGATCCTCTCTACCACTTTTCAACCGATCTCTCTCAACTGGTGCCTGGATAATGCGGTACGACTTGTTACTCCGCTGGCCAAGGAATATCATGTCCAGATTCTCCAAGAGGAGGGGGATGATCTCTCCGTGCTCGGCGATAAGGATGCCTTGACCGAGGCCATATCGAATCTTCTGGAAAATGCGGTCTATTATAATCATGCTGAAGGCTTGGTGTCTGTTCAGATGCTGCGCCATGATGACCAAATACTACTTACGGTTCAAGATACCGGTATTGGTATTCCGGAAGAGGAACTGGAGCAAATTTTCAACAAGTTCTATCGGTCAGAGTCGGTAAAGGCAATTAAGGGAACCGGACTCGGTCTGAGTATTGCCAAGGCCATTGTTCAGGGACATCAGGGGGAGATTGAGGTTCGTAATGTGGAGGTCGGTGGGGTCTGTTTTACCATAACCCTCCCTTTGCATGAACCTGGCCAGGGAAATAACTCGCATGTTGAACAGGAAGGAGCAACGGCATAA